A window from Pseudooceanicola algae encodes these proteins:
- a CDS encoding amidohydrolase family protein — translation MTLLTNARILTMDPDLTEIPLGWIAIEGGQITGLGTGAPPEGFGPAQDMGGDLIMPGMVNPHCHMPMTLFRGLGEDVDDRLFRYILPLERALVDAEVTEIGARLAAVEMIRGGVTCVADMYYFEDRIGAVLDQSGLRGLVGQTLADFDAPDHGSADEGFALVEALHDRYRDHPRIMAGPAPHAPYSTGVAVMERVATWSDAHPGVPIQMHLAETLPEIDWAAEQGGTPVEVTDRAGLLRPELVAAHVMYPSDSDMDLMAERGAKVAHNARSNGKGGRGIAPVSALRARGIPVGLATDGPMSGNTLDLFSQFAPAAMFQKIAAGTRKALPCVDVLRMATIEGAAVLGLSDRIGSLEPGKQADLIRISLADPRLHPIYDIYSMLTFATLPSDVTATMVAGRWLMQDRQCTTIDAAGALADALQVARRFKAKITEIDRETASRP, via the coding sequence GTGACCCTGCTGACCAATGCCCGGATCCTGACCATGGATCCGGATCTGACCGAGATCCCGCTTGGCTGGATCGCCATCGAGGGTGGTCAGATCACCGGCCTTGGCACCGGCGCCCCGCCCGAAGGCTTTGGCCCTGCGCAGGACATGGGGGGCGACCTGATCATGCCCGGCATGGTCAATCCGCATTGCCATATGCCCATGACCCTGTTCCGGGGTCTGGGCGAGGACGTGGATGACCGGCTGTTCCGCTATATCCTTCCGCTGGAACGCGCGCTGGTCGATGCCGAGGTCACGGAAATCGGCGCCCGCCTTGCCGCTGTCGAGATGATCCGGGGCGGTGTGACCTGCGTCGCGGACATGTATTATTTCGAGGACCGCATCGGCGCGGTTCTGGATCAATCCGGGTTGCGCGGGCTGGTCGGCCAGACCCTGGCGGATTTCGACGCCCCCGATCATGGCTCCGCCGACGAAGGCTTTGCCCTGGTCGAAGCGCTGCACGACCGCTATCGTGATCACCCCCGGATCATGGCCGGCCCCGCGCCCCATGCGCCCTATTCCACCGGCGTCGCGGTGATGGAGCGCGTCGCCACCTGGTCCGACGCCCATCCCGGCGTGCCGATCCAGATGCACCTGGCTGAAACCCTGCCCGAGATCGACTGGGCCGCCGAACAGGGCGGAACGCCGGTCGAGGTCACTGATCGCGCCGGGTTGCTGCGCCCCGAACTGGTTGCCGCCCATGTCATGTATCCCAGCGACAGCGACATGGACCTTATGGCCGAACGTGGGGCGAAGGTGGCCCACAACGCCCGCTCGAACGGCAAGGGCGGGCGTGGCATTGCGCCGGTCAGCGCGCTGCGGGCACGGGGGATTCCCGTGGGTCTGGCGACAGACGGTCCGATGTCTGGCAATACGCTCGATCTGTTCAGCCAGTTCGCCCCCGCCGCCATGTTCCAGAAGATCGCCGCCGGCACCCGCAAGGCACTGCCCTGCGTCGACGTGCTGCGTATGGCCACCATCGAAGGCGCAGCTGTGTTGGGCCTGTCGGACCGCATCGGGTCGCTGGAACCGGGCAAGCAGGCGGATCTGATCCGCATCTCGCTGGCCGATCCGCGCCTGCACCCGATCTATGACATCTATTCCATGCTGACCTTCGCCACCCTGCCAAGCGACGTGACCGCCACCATGGTCGCCGGGCGGTGGCTGATGCAGGACCGCCAATGCACCACCATCGACGCCGCCGGCGCGCTGGCGGATGCGCTTCAGGTGGCCCGACGTTTCAAGGCGAAGATTACCGAAATCGACCGCGAAACCGCTTCGCGGCCCTGA
- a CDS encoding nucleoside hydrolase: MIRAIIDTDPGIDDAIALLYALRQPDLEIAALTTVAGNIGLDVTTRNAGAIAAMAGVCVPVHPGAAAPLGREPRPETGIHGDDGLGGIAFPAPLAEPSSLHAVEAMHSLLTSAPEASIDVFCLAPLTNIALLLARYPQSAMRIRRIIAMGGALEEPGNMPSGAEFNFGHDPEALMQVIASDLDITLIPLDATRQFRADAAYIADLRAMGKAPATASADLIAAYFAQTAHQSKTAESRPLHDPCVPLFALHPELFRVTERQVTVEPDTGRLIPGDRLLRVAMGLDARGLRGELRRGLAV; the protein is encoded by the coding sequence ATGATCCGCGCCATTATCGACACCGATCCCGGCATCGACGACGCCATTGCCCTGCTTTACGCCCTGCGCCAACCGGATCTCGAGATCGCGGCACTGACCACGGTCGCGGGCAATATCGGGCTTGATGTGACGACCCGCAATGCGGGGGCCATCGCCGCCATGGCCGGGGTTTGCGTACCGGTCCATCCCGGCGCAGCTGCCCCGCTGGGGCGCGAACCGCGCCCCGAAACCGGTATTCATGGCGATGACGGGCTGGGCGGCATCGCCTTTCCGGCCCCCCTGGCCGAGCCATCATCGCTGCACGCGGTCGAGGCGATGCATAGCCTGCTGACGTCAGCCCCCGAGGCCAGCATCGACGTCTTCTGTCTTGCGCCGCTGACCAATATCGCCCTGCTGCTGGCCAGATATCCGCAAAGTGCCATGCGCATCCGCAGGATCATCGCCATGGGCGGCGCACTGGAAGAACCCGGAAACATGCCCTCGGGTGCCGAGTTCAACTTTGGCCATGATCCCGAGGCCCTGATGCAGGTCATCGCTTCGGATCTCGACATCACCCTGATCCCGCTGGACGCCACGCGCCAATTCCGGGCCGATGCGGCCTATATCGCGGACCTGCGCGCCATGGGCAAAGCTCCGGCGACGGCCTCGGCCGACCTGATCGCGGCCTATTTCGCCCAGACCGCCCATCAAAGCAAGACCGCCGAAAGCCGCCCGCTGCATGACCCCTGCGTGCCGCTGTTCGCGCTGCACCCGGAGCTGTTCCGTGTCACCGAACGGCAGGTTACCGTCGAGCCCGACACGGGGCGCCTGATTCCGGGGGACCGCCTCCTGCGCGTCGCCATGGGGCTGGATGCACGCGGGCTGCGGGGGGAATTGCGGCGCGGGCTGGCGGTCTAG
- a CDS encoding amidohydrolase, with translation MKDETLIAPEKLCDLTALRQDLHRHPELGFEEHRTADIVAARLQTAGYEVTRGLGGTGVVGTLRKGDGNRAILLRADMDALAMTEATGLGYASTSPGKMHACGHDGHTTMLLGAAEALVDLPFSGTVHLVFQPAEEGRGGAAAMVRDGFFTQFPVDAAYGLHNMPGLDLGVVAAVDGPQLASSDHWHVTFRGIGSHGAKPHQGRDALTAAAMFLGQVHAIVAREVDPLEPAVVSACAIEAGDFNALNVIPEAVRIGGTARAYSVAVRDQLETAIGRHAKGVAAGFGIEADYSFTRRIPPVVNAPAPVAVAQKAALAALGPDRMRSSFPPSTAGDDFAEFGTRVPGAYVWLGMGEMRENGQHHNVNYDFNDACIPHGVAWWCAVVQEELGV, from the coding sequence ATGAAAGACGAGACCCTTATCGCACCGGAAAAACTTTGCGATCTGACTGCCTTGCGTCAGGATCTTCACCGCCATCCCGAACTGGGCTTCGAGGAGCATCGCACCGCCGATATCGTTGCCGCACGGCTTCAGACGGCGGGCTACGAGGTCACGCGCGGCCTGGGTGGCACCGGAGTCGTGGGCACCCTGCGCAAGGGCGATGGCAACCGCGCGATCCTGTTGCGCGCCGACATGGATGCGCTGGCGATGACCGAGGCGACGGGCCTCGGCTATGCTTCGACCAGTCCCGGCAAGATGCATGCCTGCGGTCATGACGGGCACACCACCATGCTGCTTGGCGCGGCCGAGGCACTGGTGGATCTGCCGTTTTCCGGCACCGTGCATCTGGTCTTCCAGCCCGCCGAAGAAGGGCGCGGAGGGGCGGCTGCCATGGTGCGGGACGGTTTCTTCACGCAATTTCCGGTCGATGCGGCCTATGGGCTGCACAATATGCCCGGGCTGGATCTGGGCGTGGTCGCAGCGGTCGACGGCCCGCAACTGGCCAGTTCGGATCATTGGCACGTGACCTTCCGGGGCATCGGCAGCCACGGCGCCAAGCCGCACCAGGGGCGCGACGCACTGACGGCGGCGGCGATGTTCCTTGGGCAGGTCCATGCCATCGTCGCGCGCGAGGTTGATCCGCTGGAACCCGCTGTCGTTTCGGCCTGCGCCATCGAGGCGGGCGATTTCAACGCGTTGAACGTGATCCCGGAGGCGGTGCGCATCGGTGGGACGGCGCGGGCCTATTCGGTTGCAGTGCGCGATCAGCTTGAAACGGCAATCGGACGTCATGCAAAAGGCGTTGCCGCAGGCTTCGGGATCGAAGCGGACTACAGCTTTACCCGCCGCATTCCGCCTGTGGTGAACGCGCCGGCTCCGGTCGCCGTGGCGCAGAAAGCGGCCCTTGCAGCGCTTGGCCCGGATCGTATGCGCAGCAGTTTCCCGCCCTCGACTGCCGGGGACGATTTCGCCGAATTCGGCACCCGGGTTCCCGGCGCCTATGTCTGGCTCGGCATGGGCGAGATGCGTGAAAACGGTCAGCATCACAACGTGAATTATGACTTCAACGATGCCTGCATTCCCCACGGCGTCGCCTGGTGGTGCGCCGTGGTGCAAGAGGAACTGGGGGTCTAG
- a CDS encoding phosphoribosyltransferase, with translation MRTDFWQHVHADLTTGVQEDQESYAVPFGGGHLLLPIRALADGKRGVASMILNQASFDVLDGIADVLAARLDAFRPQVVIGVPTLGLPLAEAVARRLGHTRMVPLGTSRKFWYDEDLSVPLTSITSPGGGKRLYLDPRMIPLLQGPVAVVDDVLSTGSSMAAVLELLNIAGLTPAVIGAAMLQGEVWRRRIGSCRVEGAFATPLLARGPEGWLEST, from the coding sequence ATGAGAACTGATTTCTGGCAACACGTGCATGCCGATTTGACGACCGGCGTGCAGGAAGATCAGGAAAGCTATGCGGTGCCTTTCGGCGGTGGTCACCTGTTGCTGCCGATCCGGGCGCTGGCAGATGGCAAGCGCGGTGTCGCTTCGATGATCCTCAACCAGGCAAGCTTTGACGTGTTGGACGGGATCGCGGATGTGCTGGCGGCGCGGCTGGACGCCTTTCGCCCCCAGGTGGTGATCGGTGTGCCGACCCTTGGCCTGCCCCTGGCCGAAGCTGTCGCGCGACGGCTGGGCCATACGCGGATGGTGCCATTGGGGACCAGTCGCAAGTTCTGGTACGACGAAGACCTGTCCGTGCCACTGACCTCGATCACCTCGCCCGGGGGCGGCAAGCGGCTTTATCTCGACCCCCGCATGATTCCGTTGTTGCAGGGTCCGGTGGCGGTCGTCGATGACGTGCTGTCGACGGGCAGTTCCATGGCCGCGGTCCTGGAATTGCTGAACATCGCCGGACTTACCCCCGCCGTTATAGGCGCGGCGATGTTGCAGGGCGAGGTCTGGCGCAGGCGCATCGGCTCCTGCCGGGTAGAAGGTGCCTTTGCCACCCCCCTGCTGGCGCGCGGTCCGGAGGGCTGGCTGGAAAGCACCTGA
- a CDS encoding HEAT repeat domain-containing protein, protein MSKVVRRAVRGLVVGFLVSLGAALPAIAQKTGYVGSETCIACHAEAGEAWRGSHHDLAWTSIEDGNIEADFDGTRFALGEMVAEFRLDESGAPHVRVTELDGETRDYPIHSVIGEEPLQQYVIETAPGRMQSFDVVWDTEKGEWFHLYPDQELLPDDALHWSGPYKNWNDRCATCHATGFEANYNSATRSYDSTMSEIGVGCEACHGPGARHLEWAEAWDATAVEQPPLNYGFAVDFSDTEVLIQQCAGCHSRRETFFDGNPVPGTPYHDAYSLSLLRPGLYEADGQILDEDYVYGSFLQSKMYSMGVGCVDCHMPHGGDLIAEGNAVCAQCHSLAGNPEFPSLPLVDFDSPEHTHHPEGSAGAECKNCHMVERVYMGNDWRADHSFRVPRPDLNGETGAPDACTTCHSDQQPGWAAARLEEWFPESTHRGPHFGQILAHGRRNPQASMGELVGLARDEGEAGIVRATALWLLEQPRDPSAAEAVSGLLDDPDPLVRAAAVKAMRAIEPQQRTQRVIPLLGDPARAVRIAAAQAMFDSQIAYLPDHYREMMTGAFTDWQQMMEARLGFPEAQLQLGGSALTMRNFQGAVDAFAEATVLDPALVNAWSMRVRLAEALGDPARALEILDQGLAANPDAIPLIDLQRRMSGQAPGLLPPPRE, encoded by the coding sequence GTGTCAAAAGTTGTTCGCCGCGCGGTTCGGGGTCTGGTCGTCGGCTTTTTGGTGTCCCTGGGCGCGGCGCTGCCGGCGATTGCGCAGAAGACGGGCTATGTCGGATCCGAAACCTGTATTGCCTGCCACGCCGAGGCCGGAGAGGCCTGGCGCGGATCGCACCACGATCTGGCCTGGACCAGCATCGAGGATGGCAACATCGAGGCGGATTTCGACGGGACCCGCTTTGCCCTTGGAGAGATGGTCGCCGAATTCCGCCTGGATGAGTCCGGCGCGCCCCATGTGCGGGTCACTGAACTGGACGGCGAGACCCGCGATTACCCGATCCATTCGGTGATCGGCGAGGAACCCCTGCAACAATATGTCATCGAGACTGCGCCCGGCCGGATGCAAAGCTTTGATGTGGTCTGGGATACGGAAAAGGGCGAATGGTTCCACCTTTACCCCGATCAGGAACTGCTGCCCGACGATGCGCTGCATTGGAGCGGGCCCTACAAGAACTGGAATGACCGCTGCGCGACCTGCCATGCCACGGGGTTTGAGGCGAATTACAATTCGGCGACACGCAGCTATGACTCGACCATGTCCGAGATCGGTGTGGGCTGCGAAGCCTGCCATGGACCCGGCGCGCGCCATTTGGAATGGGCCGAGGCCTGGGATGCCACAGCGGTGGAACAGCCACCGCTGAACTATGGCTTTGCGGTCGACTTTTCCGATACCGAGGTGTTGATCCAGCAATGTGCGGGTTGCCATTCGCGGCGCGAGACCTTCTTTGACGGCAACCCGGTGCCCGGCACACCTTATCATGACGCCTATTCGCTGTCGCTGCTGCGGCCAGGTCTGTACGAGGCCGACGGCCAGATCCTGGACGAAGACTACGTTTATGGTTCTTTCCTGCAGTCGAAGATGTATTCGATGGGCGTCGGCTGCGTTGATTGCCACATGCCCCACGGCGGAGATCTGATTGCCGAGGGAAATGCCGTCTGTGCGCAGTGCCACAGCCTTGCCGGCAATCCCGAATTCCCCAGCCTGCCGCTGGTCGATTTCGACAGCCCGGAACATACCCATCACCCCGAAGGCTCCGCCGGAGCCGAGTGCAAGAACTGCCACATGGTCGAACGGGTCTACATGGGCAACGACTGGCGGGCGGATCATTCGTTCCGAGTTCCGCGTCCGGACCTGAACGGGGAAACCGGCGCGCCGGATGCCTGCACCACCTGTCACAGCGACCAGCAACCCGGTTGGGCCGCCGCCAGGCTGGAAGAATGGTTCCCCGAAAGCACCCATCGCGGGCCGCATTTCGGGCAGATCCTGGCGCATGGGCGGCGCAACCCGCAGGCCTCGATGGGCGAGTTGGTCGGTTTGGCGCGCGACGAAGGCGAGGCGGGTATCGTGCGGGCCACGGCGCTTTGGCTGCTGGAACAGCCGCGTGATCCGTCGGCGGCCGAGGCCGTTTCGGGCCTGCTGGACGACCCCGATCCACTGGTGCGCGCAGCCGCCGTGAAGGCCATGCGCGCGATCGAGCCGCAACAACGTACGCAACGGGTGATACCGCTGCTCGGGGACCCGGCGCGTGCCGTGCGTATCGCCGCTGCGCAGGCGATGTTCGACAGCCAGATCGCCTACCTGCCGGATCATTACCGCGAGATGATGACAGGGGCCTTTACCGACTGGCAACAGATGATGGAAGCCCGGCTCGGCTTCCCGGAAGCGCAGCTGCAACTGGGGGGCTCGGCCCTGACGATGCGGAATTTCCAGGGCGCGGTCGATGCCTTTGCGGAAGCGACGGTGCTGGATCCCGCGCTGGTCAATGCATGGTCCATGCGGGTCCGTCTGGCCGAGGCGCTTGGCGATCCGGCGCGTGCGCTGGAGATCCTGGATCAGGGGCTCGCGGCGAATCCCGACGCGATCCCGCTGATCGACCTGCAACGGCGCATGTCCGGTCAGGCGCCCGGTCTGTTGCCGCCGCCACGCGAATAG
- the ndk gene encoding nucleoside-diphosphate kinase, which produces MAIERTLSIIKPDATRRNLTGKINAKFEDAGLRIVAQKRIHLTPAQAGIFYEVHKERPFYGELCDFMASEPVVVQVLEGEGAIAKNREVMGATNPADAAAGTVRAEFAESVGENSVHGSDAPETAAAEIAYFFSGLELVG; this is translated from the coding sequence ATGGCTATTGAACGCACCCTTTCGATCATCAAACCCGACGCCACCCGCCGCAACCTGACCGGCAAGATCAACGCCAAGTTCGAAGACGCCGGTCTGCGCATCGTGGCCCAGAAGCGTATTCACCTGACCCCGGCTCAGGCGGGTATCTTCTACGAAGTCCACAAGGAACGCCCCTTCTACGGTGAGCTTTGCGATTTCATGGCCTCCGAGCCGGTTGTGGTTCAGGTTCTCGAAGGGGAAGGCGCGATCGCCAAGAACCGTGAAGTCATGGGCGCGACCAACCCCGCCGACGCCGCTGCCGGCACCGTGCGCGCAGAATTCGCCGAATCCGTCGGCGAAAACTCGGTCCACGGTTCGGACGCGCCGGAAACCGCCGCGGCCGAGATCGCCTATTTCTTCTCGGGCCTCGAACTGGTCGGCTGA
- a CDS encoding ABC-F family ATP-binding cassette domain-containing protein — MLRIQNLSYSVAGRPLLVEASAVIPEGHKVGIVGRNGAGKSTLFKLIRGELVLDGGTVSLPEKARIGGVAQEVPGNEVSLIDTVLAADTERAALLVEAETATDPHRIAEIQTRLADIDAWSAEGRASTILKGLGFNDQEQRMPCSAFSGGWRMRVALAAVLFSQPDLLLLDEPTNYLDLEGALWLESYLGRYPHTVLIISHDRGLLNRAVDHILHLSDKKLTLYTGPYDQFARTRAEQRELQAAAAKKQSAKREHLQSFVDRFKAKASKAKQAQSRVKMLEKMEKITAPEDEARTVFTFPEPEELSPPIISVEGASTGYGDKVILRDMALRIDQDDRIALLGRNGEGKSTLSKMLSDRLALIDGKMVRSTKLRIGFFAQHQVDELHIDESPLQHIQRERPAEHQARLRARLAGFGLGADQADTEVGRLSGGQKARLSLLLATLDAPHMLILDEPTNHLDIESREALVEALTAYSGAVILVSHDMHLLSLVADRLWLVKDGRVSPYEGDLESYRQMLLTPDRPMGQKEKAKPKPQKPKKASRETVLSLRSEVRKCEERVTKLNDMSDKLSSKLADPALYDAAKAGELEVWNKKYAELRQAMAKAETMWMAALERLEQAEAP; from the coding sequence ATGTTACGCATCCAGAACCTCTCCTATTCCGTTGCCGGACGTCCGCTTCTCGTCGAGGCTTCCGCAGTCATTCCCGAAGGCCACAAGGTCGGCATCGTCGGGCGCAACGGCGCGGGGAAATCCACGCTCTTCAAGCTGATCCGGGGCGAGCTGGTGCTCGACGGCGGCACCGTGTCGCTGCCCGAAAAGGCCCGCATCGGCGGCGTCGCGCAGGAAGTGCCCGGAAACGAGGTCAGCCTGATCGACACGGTGCTGGCCGCGGATACCGAACGCGCCGCCCTGCTGGTCGAGGCCGAGACTGCCACCGACCCGCATCGCATAGCGGAAATCCAGACGCGACTGGCGGATATCGATGCCTGGTCCGCCGAAGGGCGCGCCAGCACGATCCTCAAGGGGCTTGGTTTCAACGATCAGGAACAGCGCATGCCCTGTTCCGCCTTCTCGGGCGGCTGGCGGATGCGCGTGGCCCTGGCCGCGGTCCTGTTCTCGCAGCCCGACCTGCTGCTGCTGGATGAACCGACCAACTACCTCGACCTCGAAGGCGCGCTCTGGCTGGAAAGCTACCTTGGCCGCTACCCGCATACGGTCCTGATCATCAGCCACGACCGCGGACTGCTGAACCGGGCCGTCGACCATATCCTGCACCTCAGCGACAAGAAGCTGACGCTTTACACCGGCCCCTACGATCAATTCGCCCGCACCCGCGCCGAACAGCGCGAATTGCAGGCCGCCGCGGCCAAGAAGCAATCCGCCAAGCGCGAGCACCTGCAAAGCTTCGTCGACCGCTTCAAGGCCAAGGCCTCCAAGGCCAAGCAGGCCCAGTCGCGCGTCAAGATGCTGGAGAAGATGGAAAAGATCACCGCGCCCGAGGACGAGGCGCGCACGGTCTTCACCTTCCCCGAACCCGAGGAACTGTCCCCCCCGATCATCTCGGTCGAAGGCGCCAGTACCGGCTACGGCGACAAGGTCATCCTGCGCGACATGGCGCTGCGCATCGACCAGGACGACCGCATTGCCTTGCTGGGGCGCAACGGCGAAGGCAAGTCGACCCTGTCCAAGATGCTTTCGGACCGGCTGGCGCTGATCGACGGCAAGATGGTCCGCAGCACCAAGCTGCGCATCGGCTTCTTCGCCCAGCACCAGGTCGACGAGCTGCATATCGACGAAAGCCCGCTGCAACACATCCAGCGCGAACGCCCTGCGGAACATCAGGCCCGCCTGCGCGCCCGCCTGGCCGGGTTCGGCCTAGGCGCGGATCAGGCCGATACCGAGGTCGGCCGCCTGTCGGGTGGCCAGAAGGCCCGTCTAAGCCTGCTGCTGGCCACGCTCGACGCGCCGCACATGCTGATCCTCGACGAACCGACCAACCACCTCGACATCGAAAGCCGCGAAGCGCTGGTCGAGGCGCTGACCGCCTATTCCGGCGCCGTGATCCTGGTTAGCCACGACATGCACCTGCTGAGCCTGGTTGCCGACCGTCTCTGGCTGGTGAAGGATGGCCGCGTGTCGCCCTACGAAGGCGACCTGGAATCCTATCGCCAGATGCTGCTGACCCCCGACCGGCCCATGGGCCAGAAGGAAAAGGCCAAGCCCAAGCCCCAGAAGCCCAAGAAGGCCTCGCGCGAAACGGTTCTCAGCCTGCGCTCCGAAGTCCGCAAATGCGAAGAGCGGGTCACCAAGCTGAACGACATGAGCGACAAGCTGTCCTCGAAGCTGGCCGACCCTGCGCTCTATGACGCCGCCAAGGCCGGAGAGCTCGAGGTCTGGAACAAGAAATACGCCGAGCTTCGTCAGGCGATGGCCAAGGCCGAAACCATGTGGATGGCCGCACTTGAACGGCTTGAACAGGCCGAGGCGCCCTGA
- a CDS encoding MarC family protein produces MDSAFLISAFVTIFVIIDPIGLTPLFVALTQGDSPARRRAIALRACALALGILVAFALFGEQVLGFVGISMPAFRIAGGLLLFLTALEMLFERRSKRREDQTEPVERPDPSVFPLAIPLIAGPGAIASVILLAGQRPGLGGLALVLGVTLAVLAVVFALFLTAGALERILGRTGINVVTRLLGMLLAALSVQFVLDGLKAFGFAS; encoded by the coding sequence ATGGACAGCGCATTTCTGATCTCGGCCTTCGTCACGATCTTCGTCATCATCGATCCCATCGGTCTGACGCCGCTTTTCGTGGCCCTGACCCAGGGCGACAGCCCGGCACGCCGCCGCGCCATCGCCCTGCGGGCCTGCGCGCTGGCGCTTGGTATCCTCGTCGCTTTCGCGCTCTTCGGTGAACAGGTACTGGGCTTTGTCGGCATCTCGATGCCCGCGTTTCGCATTGCCGGAGGGCTGCTGCTGTTCCTCACCGCGCTCGAGATGCTGTTCGAGCGCCGCAGCAAACGCCGCGAAGACCAGACCGAACCGGTCGAACGCCCTGATCCATCGGTCTTTCCCCTGGCCATTCCCCTGATTGCCGGACCGGGCGCCATCGCTTCGGTGATCCTGCTCGCCGGGCAGCGGCCGGGCCTTGGGGGGCTCGCGCTGGTGCTGGGTGTCACGCTGGCAGTTCTGGCAGTGGTCTTTGCCCTGTTCCTGACCGCCGGCGCGCTGGAGCGAATCCTGGGGCGTACCGGGATCAACGTGGTAACCCGGCTTCTGGGCATGTTGCTGGCCGCCCTGTCGGTACAATTCGTGCTGGACGGGCTGAAGGCCTTTGGCTTCGCTTCCTGA